The following proteins are encoded in a genomic region of Sulfurovum indicum:
- a CDS encoding 3-methyladenine DNA glycosylase: MLHSSYDLLRGLKNMGYLKSSRDPLWWPHSGTFEVVVGALLTQQTKWEKVEESLDNLKAHGLLSLEALSCTSEKEIAYLIKPSGFYNTKALRLKLLCSSIIQRYGCFALFQKEVDREWLLAQKGIGMESADSILCYACHRPVMVVDSYTGRLLSAFGYRFDHYMQMQEWLQEGIEENREKVTLLYGYDLPLSTLYARFHGKIVEFAKTYIKGRKVDISLLESAL, from the coding sequence ATGTTGCACAGCAGTTATGATCTACTACGTGGGCTCAAAAATATGGGCTATCTAAAGAGCAGCAGAGATCCACTTTGGTGGCCACACAGTGGAACTTTTGAAGTGGTGGTCGGTGCACTGCTGACACAGCAGACAAAATGGGAGAAAGTAGAAGAGTCCCTTGATAATCTGAAAGCACATGGACTGCTCTCTTTGGAAGCGCTGAGCTGTACTTCTGAGAAGGAGATAGCATACCTTATTAAACCCAGCGGTTTTTACAATACCAAAGCCCTGAGACTCAAACTGCTTTGCAGCAGTATCATTCAGAGATATGGCTGTTTTGCACTATTTCAAAAAGAGGTGGACAGAGAGTGGCTGCTGGCGCAGAAAGGGATCGGTATGGAGAGTGCAGACTCCATACTCTGCTATGCCTGTCACCGGCCGGTAATGGTAGTAGACAGCTATACCGGCAGGCTTCTGAGTGCCTTTGGGTACAGGTTCGATCACTATATGCAGATGCAGGAGTGGTTGCAGGAGGGGATAGAGGAGAATAGAGAAAAGGTCACTCTGCTGTACGGTTACGACCTTCCTCTTTCTACACTCTATGCGCGCTTTCATGGAAAGATCGTAGAGTTTGCGAAAACATATATCAAGGGTCGGAAAGTAGATATCTCTCTCTTGGAATCAGCCCTTTAA
- a CDS encoding NUDIX domain-containing protein: protein MAFTPKTPYLATDGIIEIYEKERFQGIVLIERMNEPRGLALPGGFVDVGESVENALIREMKEETGLDVTVSRLLGIYSDPLRDPRFHTVSVVYVARAEGTPKGGDDAKEAAVYALDAIPLKRLLFDHARIVTDYLSAREG, encoded by the coding sequence ATGGCATTCACACCTAAAACACCCTATCTTGCTACGGACGGTATCATTGAAATATATGAAAAAGAGAGATTTCAAGGCATCGTACTCATTGAGCGCATGAACGAACCAAGGGGGCTGGCACTGCCTGGCGGTTTTGTTGATGTAGGCGAGAGTGTGGAAAATGCCCTTATACGCGAAATGAAAGAGGAAACGGGTCTGGATGTTACTGTCAGCAGACTGCTTGGCATCTATTCTGACCCTTTGCGAGATCCTCGGTTTCATACAGTGAGTGTGGTCTATGTTGCAAGAGCGGAGGGAACGCCAAAGGGCGGAGACGATGCCAAAGAGGCAGCAGTTTATGCACTGGATGCTATTCCTCTTAAGAGACTGCTTTTTGACCATGCAAGGATCGTGACCGACTACCTCTCTGCACGTGAAGGTTAG
- the bioV gene encoding pimelyl-ACP methyl ester esterase BioV, which yields MKYFNGFSLKGEEILFSEYLVQSELCVAGFSYGAQQALEHVLQSSERVDRLILLSPAFFQNQKASFIRAQLRYFKAGKDAYVEQFLKNVTYPAEEDLSSCLNIGTEEELETLLGYVWEEEKLRQIKERGTVIEVFLGGKDKIIDALSALDFFAPLGTTYFIKDAGHLLKLP from the coding sequence TTGAAATATTTTAACGGTTTCTCATTAAAGGGAGAGGAGATACTTTTCAGTGAGTATCTTGTCCAGAGTGAGCTTTGTGTAGCAGGTTTCAGTTATGGGGCGCAGCAGGCACTGGAGCATGTACTCCAAAGCAGTGAACGTGTAGACCGTCTTATTTTGCTCTCTCCAGCTTTTTTCCAGAATCAGAAAGCAAGTTTTATCCGTGCACAGCTCCGTTACTTCAAAGCAGGCAAAGATGCCTATGTAGAGCAGTTTCTGAAAAATGTCACCTACCCGGCAGAAGAGGATCTGTCATCCTGTCTGAATATTGGAACCGAAGAAGAGCTTGAAACACTTCTGGGATATGTCTGGGAAGAAGAGAAACTGCGGCAGATAAAAGAACGCGGTACGGTCATTGAAGTGTTTCTGGGAGGAAAAGACAAGATCATTGATGCCCTGTCGGCATTGGATTTCTTTGCACCGTTGGGTACAACCTATTTTATCAAAGATGCAGGACACCTGTTAAAACTGCCCTGA
- a CDS encoding AAA family ATPase produces the protein METVRKFRFKGFDSKNLKIIIGLLSLFIVLIVFAMLRDTDKLITHKQANALYNKEKIKKLIVDGEYIRIKTDEGQYKVYKDAINKNAFFSKYPVEVKEEPSHLYDLFSLLVLVGAFIFLFRFMKESRMQQIRQIEAVQQGSEAKDSPIRPMRSNVTFDDVAGIKDVKEELEEIIDFLREPQKYRELDIRLPKGVLLVGPPGVGKTLISKAVAGEAGVPFFYQSGASFVHIYVGMGAKRVSELFTKAKQYAPSIIFIDEIDAVGKSRGEFRNDEREATLNQLLTEMDGFEDSSGVIVIGATNKIDVLDEALLRAGRFDRRIHISLPDLEDRAKTLELYLAHKPNKVDIEYVARMTVGFNSAALDTLTNEAAIHAMREGRNVVETSDFEAVKEKVLLGKRKILSFTEEERKIQALYQGAKAVVATWLDVEFEKIGIVTTRLLMQEHEILSRSVLLNRIKVYLAGSIATQIHYNEQFTNASHDIMQAKELVRKVIYEYSMSENFIVTPAEEEALMRESVSELKALLKTLDRALKEVSAYLLEHENITHEACRKILLEIF, from the coding sequence ATGGAAACAGTGCGAAAATTTAGGTTTAAAGGTTTCGATAGCAAGAATCTGAAGATCATCATTGGACTTTTGAGTCTCTTTATCGTACTGATTGTATTTGCCATGCTGAGGGATACGGATAAACTGATCACACACAAGCAGGCCAACGCACTCTACAACAAAGAGAAGATCAAAAAGCTCATTGTGGATGGAGAATACATCCGTATCAAGACGGATGAGGGGCAGTACAAAGTCTATAAAGATGCTATCAATAAAAATGCTTTTTTCAGTAAATATCCCGTAGAGGTCAAAGAGGAGCCTTCCCATTTGTATGATCTCTTTTCACTGCTTGTTCTTGTCGGTGCTTTTATCTTTCTTTTCCGTTTCATGAAAGAGAGCCGTATGCAGCAGATCAGACAGATCGAAGCGGTACAACAGGGAAGTGAAGCCAAAGATTCTCCCATCCGGCCTATGAGATCGAATGTCACATTTGACGATGTAGCGGGGATTAAGGATGTCAAAGAGGAGCTTGAGGAGATCATAGATTTCCTGCGTGAACCGCAGAAGTACCGTGAACTTGATATCCGCTTGCCTAAAGGTGTCCTTCTTGTAGGACCTCCGGGTGTCGGAAAGACACTTATCTCCAAGGCGGTGGCAGGAGAGGCAGGCGTTCCCTTCTTCTATCAGAGCGGTGCGTCGTTCGTACATATCTATGTGGGGATGGGGGCCAAACGTGTAAGCGAACTCTTCACAAAGGCGAAGCAGTATGCACCAAGCATTATCTTTATCGATGAGATCGATGCAGTCGGAAAGAGCCGGGGAGAGTTCAGAAACGATGAACGGGAAGCAACACTTAACCAGCTCCTTACCGAGATGGACGGTTTTGAAGATAGTTCCGGGGTCATTGTTATTGGAGCAACCAACAAGATAGATGTACTCGATGAAGCCCTTCTTCGTGCCGGGCGTTTTGACAGACGCATTCATATCTCACTGCCCGATCTTGAAGACAGGGCAAAAACACTGGAACTCTATCTGGCACATAAACCCAACAAGGTTGACATTGAATATGTAGCACGTATGACCGTCGGGTTCAATTCAGCAGCACTTGATACGCTTACAAACGAAGCAGCGATCCATGCAATGCGTGAAGGACGAAATGTGGTGGAAACATCTGACTTTGAGGCGGTTAAGGAGAAAGTACTGCTTGGAAAACGCAAGATCCTGAGCTTTACCGAAGAGGAACGAAAGATACAGGCACTCTATCAGGGGGCCAAGGCAGTTGTCGCTACCTGGCTGGATGTGGAGTTTGAGAAGATAGGTATCGTTACGACACGTCTGCTCATGCAGGAGCATGAGATACTTTCCCGTTCAGTGCTGCTCAACCGTATCAAAGTCTATCTTGCCGGAAGTATTGCAACGCAGATACACTACAATGAACAGTTTACCAATGCAAGTCATGATATTATGCAGGCAAAAGAACTGGTACGAAAAGTTATCTATGAATACTCTATGAGCGAGAACTTCATTGTCACACCCGCAGAGGAGGAAGCACTGATGAGAGAGTCTGTCTCGGAGCTGAAAGCACTGCTTAAAACGCTTGACAGGGCACTGAAAGAAGTTTCTGCTTACCTTCTGGAACATGAGAATATTACTCATGAAGCGTGTAGGAAAATACTGCTTGAAATATTTTAA
- the mtaB gene encoding tRNA (N(6)-L-threonylcarbamoyladenosine(37)-C(2))-methylthiotransferase MtaB, which produces MKKVFFKTFGCRTNQFDTQVMISRLKEFELTTDENSSDIIVVNSCTVTNGADSSVRNYISSMKRKNPNAKVILAGCGSHSKGESLFEDKKVFGVMGHSEKEKINEILKKETRFYEIGDLEHIDSTIVEEFVGKSRAFIKIQEGCDFSCSYCIIPSVRGKARSHKEETILEQIQRLAANGFGEFILTGTNVGSYGQDHGTSMAKLLKKMSMIRGVRRIRIGSLEPIQIDDEFMELLNEPWMAKHLHIALQHTSDKMLELMNRRNRFEEDIRLFNKIASLGYALGTDFIVGHPGEGEKEWKEAIERVKELPLTHIHAFSYSKRDNTVSATMKPEIRGNIAKERHRELTELVKAKNYAFRRAHTDNLEVLLENGKEGIFYGFDQYFNKVEVRSEEDLGSNWVLLNRVEVQPDGNSAKI; this is translated from the coding sequence ATGAAAAAAGTCTTTTTTAAAACCTTCGGGTGCAGAACCAACCAGTTTGATACACAAGTGATGATCTCCAGACTCAAAGAGTTTGAACTGACGACTGATGAGAACAGTTCTGATATTATTGTGGTCAACTCCTGTACTGTGACCAACGGTGCGGACTCATCGGTGCGTAACTATATCTCATCGATGAAGCGCAAAAACCCCAATGCAAAAGTGATCCTTGCCGGTTGCGGTTCCCACTCCAAAGGAGAATCTCTGTTTGAGGATAAGAAAGTATTCGGAGTCATGGGACACTCTGAAAAAGAGAAGATCAACGAGATACTGAAAAAAGAGACCCGTTTTTACGAGATCGGTGACCTTGAACATATTGACTCGACGATAGTCGAAGAGTTCGTAGGCAAGAGCAGGGCATTCATCAAGATTCAGGAGGGGTGTGACTTCAGCTGTTCTTACTGTATTATCCCTTCTGTACGGGGGAAGGCACGATCACATAAAGAAGAGACGATACTCGAACAGATACAACGCCTTGCGGCCAATGGTTTTGGTGAGTTCATCCTGACGGGTACCAATGTGGGAAGTTATGGGCAGGATCATGGAACTTCCATGGCGAAACTCCTCAAGAAGATGAGCATGATCCGCGGAGTAAGACGTATACGTATCGGAAGTCTCGAACCTATCCAGATCGATGATGAGTTCATGGAGCTGCTGAATGAGCCGTGGATGGCGAAGCATCTGCATATTGCACTGCAGCACACTTCGGACAAAATGCTGGAGCTGATGAACCGTCGTAATCGTTTTGAAGAAGATATCAGACTTTTCAATAAAATTGCTTCCCTGGGCTATGCTTTGGGAACGGATTTTATTGTGGGGCATCCGGGAGAAGGTGAGAAAGAGTGGAAAGAGGCGATAGAACGTGTAAAAGAACTTCCTTTGACCCATATTCATGCCTTTTCCTACTCTAAACGTGACAATACAGTCTCTGCAACAATGAAGCCTGAGATCAGAGGGAATATCGCCAAAGAGCGGCATAGAGAACTGACTGAACTGGTCAAGGCCAAGAATTATGCTTTCAGACGTGCACATACCGATAATCTGGAAGTCCTTCTGGAAAATGGAAAAGAGGGGATATTTTACGGTTTTGACCAGTACTTTAACAAGGTAGAGGTCAGAAGTGAAGAGGATCTTGGCAGCAACTGGGTACTCTTAAACCGTGTGGAGGTCCAGCCTGATGGAAACAGTGCGAAAATTTAG
- a CDS encoding mechanosensitive ion channel family protein — translation MQKIFLLFLLALGILLAQPTVTGSTISSPDMKSEGNGTAKKQSASMIGHLLEEKQQLDIELKENNIWSKIYSNYHIYKELKQQQAVLDKKIAELEKLSTRRRLNEKQREVFEELKNKKKILVGKLQLLKEYEDNPFKKFLTPPPIGEVPHVENPLAIISALSFQEKLKNDQNEYNSRYESISLVMEELKKKEKILHSLLQNDPGNEDYKKELEDTREQIKTFTPVVEIFKTTQNVYTKKIDEIKLNLQTEVKKEIEKATTIGIIILIILVFIFLIKYLVRRYMSDNERFYTINKFLNFTFFTLLLLTLLFAYIENVSYLVTILGFASAGIAIALKDWFMSLMGWFVIMVGGAIHVGDRVKFVRNGMEYVGDVVDISLLRMTIQEDITLTTYMRNRRAGRIIFVPNNYVFTDMIANYSHAGLKTVWDGIDFVITFDSNVSKANSIAKEVTKKYSKGYTDITRKQLNKLRSQYSMKNTNVEPRIYSFIEPYGIKISAWYHTNAYATLTLRSTISMEIIERIQKEEDIHLAFPTQSIYMDKDVRKPAMPQSTESESEES, via the coding sequence ATGCAGAAAATTTTCCTCCTCTTTCTTCTTGCTCTTGGTATCCTTCTTGCCCAACCGACTGTAACAGGCAGCACCATCTCTTCTCCGGATATGAAATCAGAAGGGAACGGTACTGCTAAAAAGCAGTCAGCCAGTATGATAGGACATCTGCTGGAGGAGAAGCAGCAGCTTGATATAGAGCTCAAAGAGAACAATATCTGGTCAAAGATCTATAGCAACTACCATATTTACAAAGAGCTTAAACAACAGCAAGCTGTGCTGGACAAAAAGATAGCCGAGTTGGAAAAACTTTCTACCAGACGCAGACTGAATGAGAAGCAGAGAGAGGTGTTTGAAGAGTTAAAGAACAAAAAAAAGATACTGGTGGGGAAACTCCAGCTGCTTAAAGAGTATGAAGACAACCCTTTCAAAAAATTTCTTACGCCACCTCCTATCGGAGAGGTTCCTCATGTAGAAAATCCGCTTGCTATTATCTCCGCACTCTCTTTTCAGGAAAAACTGAAAAATGACCAAAATGAGTATAACAGCCGTTATGAATCGATCAGCCTGGTCATGGAGGAACTGAAGAAGAAAGAGAAAATACTTCACTCCCTTCTCCAAAATGATCCGGGTAATGAAGATTACAAAAAAGAGCTGGAGGATACCAGGGAGCAGATCAAGACCTTTACACCGGTCGTAGAGATCTTTAAAACAACACAGAATGTCTATACCAAAAAGATAGACGAGATCAAACTTAATCTTCAAACAGAAGTGAAAAAAGAGATAGAGAAGGCAACCACCATAGGGATCATCATATTGATCATTTTGGTCTTTATTTTCCTGATCAAATATCTGGTACGCCGTTATATGTCGGACAATGAGCGTTTTTATACGATCAACAAGTTTCTGAACTTCACCTTTTTCACTCTTTTGCTGCTGACACTTCTTTTTGCCTACATCGAGAATGTCAGTTATCTGGTGACGATTCTCGGATTTGCTTCTGCGGGTATTGCCATTGCACTTAAAGACTGGTTTATGTCTTTAATGGGCTGGTTTGTGATCATGGTCGGGGGTGCCATTCATGTAGGAGACAGAGTGAAGTTCGTCAGAAACGGTATGGAGTATGTAGGGGATGTGGTAGATATCTCTCTGTTGCGTATGACGATTCAGGAAGATATTACACTGACCACCTATATGCGCAACCGCAGAGCAGGACGTATCATCTTTGTGCCGAACAATTATGTCTTTACCGATATGATCGCCAACTATTCACATGCCGGGCTTAAAACCGTATGGGACGGGATCGATTTTGTCATTACATTTGATTCCAATGTCAGTAAAGCAAACAGCATTGCCAAAGAGGTCACTAAAAAATACTCCAAGGGGTATACAGACATTACAAGAAAGCAGCTTAACAAACTTAGAAGTCAGTATAGTATGAAAAATACCAATGTTGAACCGCGTATCTACAGTTTTATAGAACCTTACGGGATTAAGATCTCTGCCTGGTACCATACAAATGCCTATGCAACACTGACACTGAGAAGTACGATCTCCATGGAGATCATCGAGCGTATTCAAAAGGAAGAGGATATCCACCTCGCATTTCCGACACAGTCCATTTATATGGATAAAGATGTACGTAAGCCTGCTATGCCGCAGTCTACGGAATCTGAGAGCGAGGAATCATGA
- the aroB gene encoding 3-dehydroquinate synthase yields MIVPIELIPPQPVKYDITIDKLPKLTFNTKVVVVTNPTVAGFHLETLLSHIQSPELHVVTIPDGEQYKTLQTVESILNECFEHKLDRKSLLIAFGGGVIGDMTGFTASLYQRGIDFIQIPTTLLSQVDASVGGKTGVNNKYGKNLIGAFYQPKAVYINPEFLKTLPKREFAAGFAEIVKMAVMFDREYFDFLKNADLADEAQLKETIRRSVELKAWVVNQDEKEAGIRAVLNYGHTFGHVVENETDYTTYLHGEAVAIGMVMANALAVELGLMSEEEADEVKALLKTQELPTTYCIDDVDAFYEHFFLDKKSANNSIKFILPKKIGSHKIVQDIDEAVVKKVLRRFGEE; encoded by the coding sequence ATGATCGTTCCTATTGAACTTATTCCTCCACAACCTGTAAAGTACGATATTACTATAGACAAGCTTCCCAAACTTACATTCAATACCAAAGTGGTCGTAGTCACAAATCCAACGGTTGCAGGTTTCCATCTTGAGACACTTTTAAGTCATATTCAGTCTCCCGAACTTCATGTGGTAACAATACCTGACGGTGAGCAGTATAAAACCCTGCAGACAGTAGAGAGTATCCTTAACGAGTGTTTTGAGCATAAGCTTGACAGAAAATCACTTCTGATCGCTTTTGGCGGAGGGGTTATAGGAGATATGACAGGTTTTACTGCCAGTCTTTATCAGCGCGGGATCGATTTTATCCAGATCCCTACGACACTGCTCTCCCAGGTCGATGCCAGTGTAGGAGGAAAGACAGGGGTTAACAACAAATACGGGAAAAATCTCATCGGTGCTTTCTATCAGCCAAAAGCGGTCTACATCAACCCTGAATTCCTGAAGACACTTCCCAAGCGGGAATTTGCGGCTGGTTTTGCAGAGATCGTCAAAATGGCGGTTATGTTCGACAGAGAGTATTTTGATTTTTTAAAAAATGCTGATCTTGCAGATGAAGCACAGCTTAAGGAGACGATCCGACGCAGTGTTGAACTCAAAGCATGGGTGGTCAACCAGGATGAGAAGGAAGCCGGTATACGTGCTGTACTCAACTATGGCCACACCTTTGGTCATGTCGTGGAGAATGAGACCGACTATACGACCTACCTGCATGGAGAAGCTGTAGCGATCGGTATGGTCATGGCTAATGCTCTGGCGGTCGAACTTGGATTAATGAGTGAAGAAGAAGCGGATGAAGTGAAAGCACTGCTTAAGACGCAGGAGCTGCCGACAACCTATTGTATTGACGATGTGGATGCATTCTATGAACACTTCTTCCTTGACAAGAAAAGTGCGAACAACTCTATTAAGTTCATTCTTCCCAAAAAGATCGGTTCACATAAGATCGTACAGGATATTGATGAAGCTGTCGTCAAAAAAGTGCTGCGCCGATTTGGAGAGGAGTGA
- a CDS encoding COG3400 family protein, translating into MKNILILADGSIAKHFVEWVGRKRVAENKYYVTCFNEGATPEKMGKNITLIKADPTSYARIRHIMDDIKFSHVFIVMENKEDAVYTLKNIRLVEDKIRIVLVNQWDDPEVGRDEKNVTLLNVDELIAAHLYDHLPNVPVVAQNVGLGKGEIMEIHVPFGSTFAFRHVGSILQRKWKIAAIYREEKQILPTNATTILPNDTLLVLGKPMVLDGVYRTINKRIGLFPEPFGKDLYLIIDFRTDKENAILYLKESLYMLEKLEEKSLFIRLLYPNNFELIDEIKQYESDRVTISICYDDSNIAQLIEYDIQEYDIGLILNSIDTFSHEEIMETLYSLRKVVYLFGDQLLYNIKESVILMDNDRKMESISSTAFDVSESLGLELTLCDFDPEGDFESKKIVIEHYETLAHIFNMEIKIEQKVSNPIREMNSKENVLQIAPFEKDLHSGGIWRLISTKVQDFLLTSKKHPKLLVPFAIGEEQ; encoded by the coding sequence ATGAAGAACATACTGATACTTGCCGACGGCAGCATTGCAAAACATTTTGTAGAGTGGGTCGGGCGTAAAAGAGTTGCAGAAAACAAATATTATGTGACTTGTTTCAATGAAGGTGCAACACCGGAGAAGATGGGTAAGAATATTACGCTTATTAAAGCGGACCCTACCAGTTATGCCCGTATCAGACATATTATGGATGATATAAAGTTCTCTCATGTATTCATCGTCATGGAGAACAAAGAAGATGCTGTTTATACCTTGAAAAATATACGTCTGGTCGAAGACAAGATACGTATTGTACTGGTCAATCAGTGGGATGATCCCGAAGTAGGGCGTGATGAAAAGAATGTGACACTGCTCAATGTCGATGAGCTGATCGCAGCACATCTGTACGATCATCTGCCCAACGTTCCTGTTGTAGCACAGAATGTCGGTCTTGGAAAAGGTGAGATCATGGAGATCCATGTTCCGTTTGGAAGTACTTTCGCTTTCAGACATGTAGGATCGATACTGCAGAGAAAATGGAAGATCGCAGCGATCTATCGTGAGGAGAAGCAGATACTTCCTACCAATGCAACGACGATTCTTCCAAACGATACGCTTCTGGTGCTGGGCAAACCTATGGTGCTTGACGGAGTCTACCGTACGATCAACAAACGTATAGGGCTCTTCCCTGAGCCTTTTGGAAAAGATCTTTATCTGATCATCGATTTCCGTACCGACAAAGAGAATGCGATACTGTATCTCAAAGAGAGTCTCTACATGCTTGAAAAGCTGGAGGAGAAATCACTCTTTATCCGTCTTCTCTATCCCAATAATTTTGAGTTGATAGATGAAATAAAGCAGTATGAATCGGATAGGGTGACCATCTCCATCTGTTATGATGACAGCAATATCGCCCAACTGATCGAGTATGATATTCAGGAGTATGATATAGGTCTGATACTGAACAGCATTGATACTTTTTCCCACGAGGAGATCATGGAGACACTTTACAGTCTAAGAAAAGTGGTCTATCTTTTTGGTGATCAGCTGCTTTACAATATCAAAGAGAGTGTTATTTTGATGGATAATGACCGTAAAATGGAATCTATCTCTTCAACGGCTTTTGATGTTTCCGAATCTCTCGGATTGGAGTTGACACTGTGTGATTTTGATCCGGAAGGGGATTTTGAGAGCAAGAAGATCGTGATTGAACATTATGAAACGCTGGCACATATCTTCAATATGGAGATCAAGATAGAACAGAAGGTCTCCAACCCTATCCGGGAGATGAACAGCAAGGAGAATGTGCTGCAGATCGCGCCGTTTGAAAAAGATCTGCATTCAGGCGGTATATGGAGGCTGATATCGACCAAAGTACAGGACTTTCTTCTTACGTCGAAAAAACATCCGAAACTTCTTGTGCCTTTTGCTATCGGGGAGGAGCAGTAG
- the tgt gene encoding tRNA guanosine(34) transglycosylase Tgt, which translates to MQFQIDKTDGKARACTIKTAHSTIQTPVFMPVGTVGAVKSLDATDLATFIKPEIILANTYHMYLRPGDNVVAKMGKLHGFTKYPKSFLTDSGGFQAFSLSDNVKIDEGGITFRSHLDGSKHYFTPKKVIDIQHNLGSDIMMILDDLVALPATQERIAASIDRTTRWAEESIAYFRARQKEGIGTEQNIFAIIQGGTDKAFREKSARELCALDYDGFAIGGLSVGEANQDMYDTVEWTTQFMPTNKPRYLMGVGTPEDLVENVYRGVDMFDCVMPTRNARNGTLFTSFGKVNIKKACYTTDTEPIDPECNCMVCQTYSRSYLRHLFRAREITYFRLATIHNLYYYLHLMKQMREAVLEERFEAFRTAFYKKREQ; encoded by the coding sequence ATGCAATTTCAGATAGATAAAACCGATGGGAAAGCCAGAGCCTGTACCATCAAAACAGCACACTCTACTATACAAACACCTGTATTCATGCCTGTAGGTACGGTCGGTGCGGTCAAGTCACTCGATGCTACCGACCTTGCTACCTTTATCAAACCGGAGATCATTCTTGCCAACACCTACCATATGTACCTCCGTCCGGGAGATAATGTGGTTGCAAAAATGGGAAAACTTCATGGTTTCACCAAGTATCCCAAAAGTTTTTTAACGGATTCGGGCGGATTTCAGGCATTTTCACTTTCAGACAACGTCAAAATAGATGAAGGAGGGATCACCTTCAGAAGCCATCTTGACGGAAGCAAGCACTATTTTACGCCAAAAAAGGTCATAGACATTCAGCATAATCTTGGATCTGATATCATGATGATCCTTGATGACCTGGTAGCCTTGCCGGCTACACAGGAGCGTATTGCAGCCAGTATAGACCGGACAACCCGATGGGCGGAAGAATCCATAGCATACTTCCGTGCCAGGCAGAAGGAAGGTATTGGTACAGAGCAGAACATTTTCGCCATCATTCAGGGAGGTACGGACAAAGCTTTCAGAGAAAAGTCAGCGAGAGAACTGTGTGCCTTGGATTATGACGGCTTCGCTATTGGCGGGTTAAGTGTCGGGGAGGCCAATCAGGATATGTATGATACGGTCGAATGGACAACACAGTTCATGCCAACAAACAAACCACGCTACCTGATGGGCGTGGGAACACCCGAAGACCTGGTCGAGAATGTCTACCGGGGAGTCGATATGTTCGACTGTGTCATGCCGACAAGAAATGCACGTAACGGTACACTCTTTACCAGTTTCGGCAAGGTAAACATCAAAAAAGCATGCTATACGACCGACACGGAACCTATTGACCCCGAATGTAACTGTATGGTCTGCCAAACCTACTCGCGATCTTATCTCAGACACCTTTTCAGAGCAAGAGAGATCACCTACTTCAGGCTGGCAACCATACATAACCTATACTACTATCTGCATCTGATGAAACAGATGAGAGAGGCTGTTTTGGAAGAGAGATTTGAAGCATTCAGAACAGCATTCTATAAAAAGAGAGAGCAATAG
- a CDS encoding class I SAM-dependent methyltransferase — MIPFNRLGWIFKAFAPMIYPTYIRQSLCDFLQPLKKGAKVLDIGSGTGILCEFSARCREDLQLEALDPARGMLKYAPSYVKTHEAYAEALPFESTLFDAILLGETLHHLNDVEKAIQEIRRVLRPDGRLYIYDFDPTEWIGNIIRKGELFLGEPGNFFKPEEIKVVLEKYGFSVEIKQYGYRYTVSARAV, encoded by the coding sequence ATGATCCCTTTCAATAGACTCGGCTGGATCTTTAAAGCATTCGCTCCAATGATCTATCCCACCTATATACGTCAGTCACTTTGTGATTTTCTTCAACCGCTGAAGAAAGGGGCAAAAGTACTTGACATAGGAAGCGGTACAGGTATTTTATGTGAGTTTTCTGCACGATGCCGTGAAGATCTTCAGCTTGAAGCCCTTGATCCTGCCAGAGGCATGTTGAAATATGCACCTTCGTATGTTAAGACCCATGAAGCATATGCTGAAGCTCTCCCGTTTGAAAGCACTCTTTTTGATGCCATACTGCTTGGTGAGACACTGCATCATCTAAATGATGTCGAAAAGGCCATACAGGAAATACGCCGTGTTCTTCGTCCTGACGGGCGGCTTTACATTTATGACTTTGATCCGACAGAATGGATAGGGAACATCATACGAAAAGGCGAGCTCTTTCTTGGGGAACCCGGCAACTTTTTTAAACCCGAAGAGATCAAAGTAGTTTTGGAAAAATACGGTTTCAGTGTAGAAATAAAGCAGTACGGGTATCGATATACTGTGTCAGCCAGAGCCGTTTAG